A stretch of Fusarium fujikuroi IMI 58289 draft genome, chromosome FFUJ_chr10 DNA encodes these proteins:
- a CDS encoding related to oxidoreductase, giving the protein MCSATFPPPEGMCSFWRTKLGSIDDHQSTAELPPFVDVAIIGAGYSAAAILTHILATTSPEDRPSILVLEARQLCSGATGRNGGHLKPDSYNAISAYASEYGMEAAAEVASFEVANVKAVTEYIQQNKVDCDFVLTRAVDVQLSTVHQCRIKEGYDKLIAAGLEPTKNTFSVEGKDAEMMSGVKGAKGCFTYTAGHLWPYKLIHHMFSEAISQGINLQTNTPVLSVSETQDANGQWTLSTSRGEVRARKVVFATNAYTGSLLPEYKSKIIPYRAVCSRIKTPGPHPFLNNTYALRFSDWNFDYLIPRLDGSIIVGGARDAYIRSVDSWYGNVDDTQVIDEARSYFDGYMQRHFHGWEDSGAYVDDIWTGIMGYSSDRLPRVGPIPGRPGMFIMGGFTGHGMPQIYLCGQAMAKFLLNDASFKETSLPRLFEETQARLEDPRDRVLELYASVLNPSKL; this is encoded by the exons ATGTGCTCAGCTACTTTCCCCCCGCCAGAAGGGATGTGTTCCTTCTGGAGAACCAAACTAGGCAGTATCGATGATCATCAGTCAACTGCAGAGCTTCCGCCTTTTGTAGACGTTGCCATCATTGGTGCCGGATACTCTGCAGCAGCAATTCTAACACATATCCTGGCAACAACTTCACCTGAGGACAGACCCTCAATTCTTGTTCTCGAAGCCCGGCAACTGTGTTCAGGTGCGACTGGACGAAATG GTGGCCACCTCAAGCCAGACTCATATAACGCGATTTCTGCGTACGCGTCTGAGTATGGGATGGAAGCTGCTGCAGAAGTTGCGTCATTCGAAGTAGCCAATGTGAAAGCTGTTACTGAATATATCCAACAAAACAAAGTTGATTGCGACTTTGTGCTTACGAGGGCGGTTGACGTACAGCTTTCCACTGTTCATCAATGTCGAATCAAGGAAGGCTACGACAAGCTTATCGCCGCGGGACTTGAACCAACAAAGAACACGTTCAGCGTTGAGGGAAAGGATGCCGAGATG ATGTCTGGTGTCAAGGGCGCAAAGGGGTGCTTTACTTACACGGCAGGACACCTTTGGCCTTACAAACTTATTCACCATATGTTTTCAGAAGCAATCAGCCAAGGAATCAACTTGCAAACTAATACGCCAGTTCTTTCCGTCTCCGAGACTCAAGATGCCAATGGCCAATGGACCTTGAGTACCAGCAGGGGCGAAGTCAGAGCGCGAAAGGTCGTGTTTGCAACGAATGCCTACACAGGTTCTTTGCTTCCCGAATACAAAAGCAAGATCATTCCATATCGCGCTGTATGCAGTCGGATCAAAACCCCGGGGCCACATCCTTTCCTCAATAATACCTACGCTCTTCGATTCTCGGACTGGAACTTTGACTATTTGATCCCTCGACTAGACGGAAGTATCATAGTTGGTGGAGCTCGAGATGCGTATATCAGGTCTGTTGACTCATGGTATGGGAACGTCGACGATACTCAAGTTATCGACGAAGCCCGTTCATACTTTGACGGTTACATGCAGAGGCATTTCCATGGATGGGAGGACAGCGGGGCATATGTTGACGACATTTGGACTGGAA TCATGGGGTACTCTTCCGACCGGCTCCCTCGAGTAGGCCCTATACCTGGTCGACCAGGCATGTTTATCATGGGAGGTTTCACTGGCCATGGCATGCCACAAATCTACTTGTGCGGACAAGCGATGGCGAAATTTCTCCTTAACGACGCGTCATTCAAAGAGACCAGTTTGCCTCGATTATTTGAAGAAACACAGGCTCGTTTAGAAGACCCGAGAGACAGAGTACTGGAGTTGTATGCTTCGGTTCTCAATCCTTCAAAATTATAA